The DNA window ACTGATTTTATGAGCAGCAACCGGGCATCGTATTTCCACCGGTCGATTGGTGGGTACAATGCAGCCAAACTGCGCCGGTATCAGGAGCTGGTCACCTACGCGTTTCAGGGCAATACGCTGAATATTCTGAACATGCTGAACGTCAAATACGTCATTCAGCAGCCCCAGCCGAACCCCAATAACCCCCAGCAGCAGCCTACTGAACCGGCGGCACTGACGAACCCCGAAGCACTTGGCGTGGGCTGGTTTGTCGGCACCATCATCCCGGCAGCCGATGCCGACGCGGAGATTGCAGCCATGAAAACGCTCAGCACCCGCGACTCAGCCCTGGTCAGTCAGGCCGATATGCCTAAGCTGGCAGGCTTACCCGCTCAACTGGGCCACACGGGCAGCAGCGTCCAACTGACCAGCTACCGGGGCGATAAGCTGACCTATACCGTCAATGCGGCTCGCGAAGGTGTCGTGGTTTTTTCGGAGGTGTACTACCGGGGCAACGAAGACTGGCAGGCGTTTGTCGACGGAAAACCGGTACCGCATTTCCGGGCCAACTACGTGCTGCGGGCTATGCGGATACCGGCGGGTAAACACACGGTCGAGTTCCGCTTCGACCCGCCACTGGCCCGCACCGGCGATACCATCGACCTGATCTGTAACGTGCTACTGATTGCTCTGTTCGGCTTCGTCATTTTCAAATCGACCCGCAACCAGCCGACCAACGGCCCCTCGACGCCCGAACCGGTGCTGCCCGAACCAGACCGGCCTGTATCAGAGGCCCCGCTAACTGGCTCATCAATCGCAGACCGATCGAAGAAAAAACGATAAAAAGTAAAGGCCCTTCCAACCAGAAGGGCCTTTACTTTTTCGGAATAGATCTGTTTACCACGGTTTAGCAGACCAGCTACTCATGTTTTGTTGTCTGACGCACCCATCTCCCGGCCCAGCCGGGCACTGATACCACGCGATTTCGCTACGGCCAGCACCTGAGCCGTGTACAGACTTTGATGGCCCGACATTAGAAAGCTGATAACGCACGAAACGGCTGCGTAAGGCGCAACAGACGCGCCAAACAGCTCGATGGCCAGTATGCTCGTGGCAATAGGCGTGTTGGTGGTTCCGGCCAGCAGGCTAACGAAACCGATGGCGGCAAACGTAGCCCGATCGGCCCCGACCAGATCGCCGAAGAAGCTCCCCGCCGTTGCGCCGATGAACAGTATGGGGGTGATAACGCTACCGCTGCGGCTAATGCTGAGCGTTATGATCGTGAACAGGGCTTTGAGCAGAAAAGCGTAACCCACAACCGGCACCCCGCGTACACACGACTCCATCAGATTCAGGCCCAGCCCCAGGTAGTCGCGGGAGAACAGCAGCGTCAGCCCGACGAGTACAGCCCCGCCGAGCAAGCCTTTGAGGGGGCGCCAGATCGGAATGCCCGTCACGACGCGGGTACTGCTGCGGATCGCCCAGATCATACCGTAGGCGCAGAGGCCGAAGAAAATACCCCCCGCCATCAGCTTCAGAAAGAACCCCTGCCCGAACGCCGGAACAAATTTTAGCGGATAGTAAAAAAACGTGACCCCCAGCGCCGACGATACCTGATAAGCCGTGATCGACGCGACGAAGGCGGGCAGCAGCACGTCGTACAGGATTACGCCCACCGCCAGCAGTTCGATGCCAAACAGCGCACCGGCCAGCGGAGCGCCAAACACACAGGCAAAGCCCGCACAGAACCCGCACAGCACCATCTTTCGTCGGTCGATGTCGTCGACCCGGAACAGACTGGCAAATACCGACCCGATTCCGGCACCGATCTGCGCACAGGGGCTTTCTTTGCCCGCCGAGCCACCCGTTGCCAGAATCAGTACCACGTTGATGACTTTGGTTGGGATAAAGCTTCCTTCGAGTTTGCCGTGGTTTTTGTTGATGGCGGCAATAACTGCGTCTGTACCGAGGTGCCGTTTCAGGACAAACTGACTCAGCAGGTTAGCCATGAAAAAGCTAAGCGGCAGCAGGTAAAAAACGTGCTCGTAGCGATTGCCCTGCTCAATAACGAAGTGAATAAAGCGGATAAACGTCGATGCGCACAGCCCTGCCACACAGCCAATAACCGTAGAGATCACAAGCCATTTCAGGACCGACACAAAAAGGATAAGTTCGTCGCGGGCGCGCATGATCGACCGAATTAGAGCCGCACCGACGCCAGCTTACGAGGGTCGCTGACGGGCAGGTAAATACTGAATGTTGCCCCCGCGCCGGGTTTGCTGTCGGCGTGGATAGCCCCGCCGTGGTTGGTCACGACCTTTTCGCAGATAGCCAGCCCGATACCCGTACCCTGATACTGACTCGTAGTGTGCAGCCGCTGAAACACCTGAAAAATACGGTCGAGGTACTTCTCATCAAACCCGATACCATTGTCCCGAACGCCGATGCAGTAGTACTGAGCCGCCTTACTGACCGGTACCACACCGGCCGGCAACTGAGCGTCCGTGATCGTGCCGCAGGTGATGCGGATCAGGGGTGGCACGCCGGGCTGCCGGAATTTGATGGCATTGCTCAGCAGATTCTGAAATAACTGCCGCAGTTGC is part of the Spirosoma rhododendri genome and encodes:
- a CDS encoding chloride channel protein, translated to MRARDELILFVSVLKWLVISTVIGCVAGLCASTFIRFIHFVIEQGNRYEHVFYLLPLSFFMANLLSQFVLKRHLGTDAVIAAINKNHGKLEGSFIPTKVINVVLILATGGSAGKESPCAQIGAGIGSVFASLFRVDDIDRRKMVLCGFCAGFACVFGAPLAGALFGIELLAVGVILYDVLLPAFVASITAYQVSSALGVTFFYYPLKFVPAFGQGFFLKLMAGGIFFGLCAYGMIWAIRSSTRVVTGIPIWRPLKGLLGGAVLVGLTLLFSRDYLGLGLNLMESCVRGVPVVGYAFLLKALFTIITLSISRSGSVITPILFIGATAGSFFGDLVGADRATFAAIGFVSLLAGTTNTPIATSILAIELFGASVAPYAAVSCVISFLMSGHQSLYTAQVLAVAKSRGISARLGREMGASDNKT